The Caballeronia sp. Lep1P3 genome segment GGCGTACAAGTTCAGCATCGGCCAGCCGTTCGTGTACCCGAAGAACGACCTGTCGTACAGCGCGAACTTCATGCACATGATGTTTTCGAACCCGTGCGAGGAGTACAAGGTCAACGACGTGCTGGTGCGCGCGCTCGACCGCATCCTGATCCTGCATGCGGACCACGAGCAGAACGCGTCGACCTCGACGGTGCGTCTTGCGGGTTCGTCGGGCGCGAATCCGTTCGCCTGTATCGCGGCGGGCATCGCGTGTCTGTGGGGCCCGGCGCACGGCGGCGCGAACGAAGCCGCGCTGAACATGCTCGAAGAAATCGGCTCCGTCGACAATATTCCCGAGTTCATCAAGCAGGTGAAGGACAAGAACTCGGGCGTGAAGCTGATGGGCTTCGGCCACCGCGTCTACAAGAACTACGATCCGCGCGCGAAGCTGATGCGCGAAACGTGTCATGAAGTCCTGAACGAACTCGGCCTGCACGACGATCCGCTCTTCAAGCTCGCGATGGAACTGGAAAAGATCGCGCTGGAAGACGAATACTTCGTGTCGCGCAAGCTGTATCCGAACGTCGATTTCTACTCGGGCATCGTGCAGCGCGCGCTGGGCATCCCGACGTCGATGTTCACCTGCATTTTCGCGATGGCGCGTACCGTCGGCTGGATCGCGCAGTGGAACGAAATGATCGCGGATCCCGAGCAGAAGATCGGCCGCCCGCGTCAGTTGTTCATCGGCCAGACGCCGCGCGAG includes the following:
- the gltA gene encoding citrate synthase gives rise to the protein MTPSDVKATLSFSDNSPSVEMPIYKGTMGPDVIDIRKLYGQTGKFTYDPGFMSTASCNSAITYIDGDKGELLYRGYPIEQLAVNADFLETCYLLLKGELPTAAQNKEFVDTVTRHTMVHEQMHFFFRGFRRDAHPMAVLTAAVGALSAFYHDSLNINDPRHREVSAIRMIAKLPTLVAMAYKFSIGQPFVYPKNDLSYSANFMHMMFSNPCEEYKVNDVLVRALDRILILHADHEQNASTSTVRLAGSSGANPFACIAAGIACLWGPAHGGANEAALNMLEEIGSVDNIPEFIKQVKDKNSGVKLMGFGHRVYKNYDPRAKLMRETCHEVLNELGLHDDPLFKLAMELEKIALEDEYFVSRKLYPNVDFYSGIVQRALGIPTSMFTCIFAMARTVGWIAQWNEMIADPEQKIGRPRQLFIGQTPREAKPLDQR